One region of Thermococcus sp. CX2 genomic DNA includes:
- a CDS encoding peroxiredoxin — translation MVKVGEIVPDFEADAYLPEKDAIEKVKLSDYRGKWVVLAFYPADFTFVCPTELEELAEYYEEFKKEGAEILSVSTDTAYVHKAWHDTSPAIRKIKYPMLADPAGKICRLFGTYIEDEGVSWRATFIIDPDGKVVHMEMHDLSIGRSAKEILRRLRASKYVREHPGQVCPASWEPGKETLEISLDLVGKI, via the coding sequence ATGGTGAAAGTTGGAGAAATCGTCCCGGACTTTGAGGCAGATGCCTACCTTCCGGAGAAGGACGCAATAGAGAAGGTTAAGCTTTCGGACTACAGGGGCAAGTGGGTTGTCTTGGCCTTCTATCCAGCGGACTTTACCTTCGTCTGCCCGACGGAGCTCGAGGAGCTTGCCGAATACTACGAGGAGTTCAAGAAGGAAGGCGCCGAGATCCTGAGCGTTTCAACGGACACAGCTTACGTCCACAAGGCCTGGCACGACACTTCCCCCGCGATCAGGAAGATAAAGTACCCGATGCTCGCCGACCCAGCCGGAAAGATATGCCGCTTGTTTGGCACCTATATCGAGGACGAGGGCGTCTCCTGGAGGGCGACCTTTATCATAGACCCTGACGGAAAAGTCGTCCACATGGAGATGCACGATTTGAGCATAGGCAGGAGCGCGAAGGAGATACTTAGGAGACTCAGGGCCTCTAAGTATGTGAGGGAGCACCCCGGACAGGTGTGCCCGGCCAGCTGGGAGCCCGGCAAGGAGACCCTTGAGATCAGCCTCGATTTAGTTGGAAAGATTTAA
- a CDS encoding DUF302 domain-containing protein: protein MKFYYVRRFERDLDELWEELKRKIEEEGLLIVGERIPVSIVERDDGIVADYHVLFICDREVVAELVKLDPNIGALMPCTAFGYVREDGVYVGVGLPSVAWRIAGEEVVELMKPMEEKLKRIIDSL from the coding sequence ATGAAGTTCTACTACGTCCGAAGATTTGAGAGAGATTTAGACGAACTCTGGGAAGAGCTCAAAAGGAAAATAGAGGAAGAAGGGCTCCTTATAGTGGGAGAGAGGATTCCGGTGAGCATAGTGGAGAGAGATGATGGCATCGTTGCGGACTACCACGTGCTCTTCATATGCGATAGAGAAGTTGTGGCGGAGCTCGTTAAGCTCGACCCCAACATCGGCGCTTTAATGCCGTGCACAGCGTTTGGCTACGTCAGGGAGGATGGTGTTTACGTCGGCGTTGGACTGCCGAGTGTCGCCTGGAGAATAGCGGGCGAGGAAGTAGTGGAGCTCATGAAGCCCATGGAGGAGAAGCTCAAGAGGATAATTGACTCCCTTTGA
- a CDS encoding DUF302 domain-containing protein, translating into MYVYKKETNLSFEEAVDKVKEELKKDGFGILSEIRVDELFKEKLGLDMEEYVILGACNPKFSSQLIRIDYDSGAFLPCNILVYVKGGKTYVSLLLPTRAMEITGNEELLKVAGRVEEILKRVVGGV; encoded by the coding sequence ATGTACGTCTACAAGAAAGAGACCAATCTGAGCTTTGAAGAAGCTGTTGATAAAGTCAAAGAGGAATTAAAAAAGGACGGTTTTGGAATACTGAGCGAGATTAGGGTTGATGAGCTGTTTAAAGAGAAGCTTGGTTTGGACATGGAGGAGTATGTCATCTTAGGTGCGTGCAATCCAAAATTCTCAAGTCAGCTCATAAGAATCGACTATGACAGCGGGGCATTTTTACCATGCAACATTTTAGTCTACGTCAAAGGTGGAAAAACTTACGTAAGCTTGCTGTTGCCGACGAGGGCGATGGAAATTACCGGGAACGAAGAGCTGCTGAAAGTCGCTGGTCGGGTTGAAGAAATATTAAAGAGGGTCGTTGGTGGGGTTTAG
- a CDS encoding M3 family oligoendopeptidase — MGLISRFFGRKNPLDIPIDKLRENQVKLDMQIKKIEDEIAEMDRQIALLFEQAKKARSKSEELTIATKIKTLNKRKQSLQNTHAQLNKQAMLVSNLLIIKENEALLKGTPTWELLRKMSPEELEKHLVSMQLDSQNINENLNKMLGYTDQALGAGVELEEDEELQEILRTIQAVKEGELEPEIAAERVTKEKARETEVE; from the coding sequence ATGGGCCTTATCTCCAGATTTTTCGGTCGAAAGAATCCCCTTGATATTCCCATAGACAAGCTCAGGGAAAACCAGGTAAAGCTGGACATGCAGATTAAGAAGATTGAGGACGAAATCGCAGAGATGGATAGACAAATCGCACTGCTCTTTGAACAGGCCAAAAAAGCGAGGAGCAAGAGTGAAGAGCTGACGATAGCCACGAAGATCAAAACATTGAACAAGAGAAAGCAGAGCTTGCAGAACACGCACGCCCAGCTGAACAAGCAGGCCATGCTTGTCAGCAACCTTCTGATAATCAAGGAGAACGAGGCTCTTCTGAAGGGTACGCCCACGTGGGAGCTCCTCAGGAAAATGTCCCCAGAGGAGCTTGAGAAGCACCTCGTGAGCATGCAGCTTGATTCTCAAAACATAAATGAGAACCTCAACAAGATGCTCGGGTACACTGACCAAGCATTGGGAGCGGGGGTCGAGCTTGAGGAAGATGAGGAGCTGCAAGAGATATTGAGGACAATTCAAGCCGTTAAGGAAGGGGAGCTCGAACCTGAAATTGCAGCCGAGAGAGTCACGAAGGAGAAGGCCAGGGAGACAGAGGTGGAGTGA
- a CDS encoding class I SAM-dependent methyltransferase, whose amino-acid sequence MRQAINNLRYELQKANRMNSKNRKVLRVYRTKAQAKKAYDKISRFYDCFAFLEKKYRDRALELLDIKKGETVLEIGFGTGHCLKKMAELVGDEGKVYGIDISSGMLEISKRRLEKAGLLDRVELYCGDASKLPYEDNKFDAVFMSFTLELFDTPEIPKVLNEIRRVLKPDGRLGVVSMSKEGGNVLLRLYEWLHEKFPQYIDCRPIYVEQSIREAGFEIKYKGRVWLFGLPGEIVIAVKPSKP is encoded by the coding sequence TTGAGACAAGCTATAAATAATTTAAGATACGAACTACAAAAGGCGAACAGAATGAATTCAAAAAACCGCAAGGTATTACGGGTATATAGAACCAAGGCTCAGGCAAAAAAGGCTTATGATAAGATCAGCCGATTTTACGATTGTTTTGCATTCTTGGAGAAAAAATATAGGGACAGGGCATTGGAGCTGTTGGACATTAAAAAAGGAGAAACTGTTTTGGAGATTGGCTTTGGAACAGGGCACTGCTTGAAGAAAATGGCTGAGTTAGTGGGAGATGAGGGGAAGGTTTACGGTATTGACATCTCTTCTGGGATGCTGGAAATTAGTAAACGGAGACTTGAAAAAGCTGGGCTTTTGGATAGGGTCGAGCTGTACTGCGGAGACGCCTCAAAATTGCCCTATGAAGATAACAAGTTTGACGCTGTTTTCATGAGCTTCACCCTTGAACTTTTTGACACACCGGAGATTCCGAAAGTTCTTAATGAGATTAGGAGAGTCTTAAAACCCGATGGAAGGCTTGGAGTTGTCAGCATGTCAAAAGAAGGTGGGAATGTTTTGCTGAGGCTTTATGAGTGGCTTCACGAAAAATTTCCCCAATATATTGACTGCAGACCAATTTATGTTGAGCAATCAATAAGAGAGGCCGGATTTGAGATAAAGTACAAAGGGAGAGTGTGGTTATTTGGGCTGCCGGGAGAGATCGTTATTGCGGTAAAACCATCTAAACCGTAA
- a CDS encoding heavy metal translocating P-type ATPase encodes MPKKLKLEGLDCASCAYEIEEALKKEGFEFALVNFTTSELVIEGDVERAKEIVKKVEPGVKIIEEEEHHHDNDHGHHHDHDEDPRKTLYFIIPSLVLFTVGIILRYYYNYDNAFVFGIFVASYLLVGWKVLRNAFINSVHGNVFDENSLIAIATLGAFAIREYPEAVGVMLFYIVGEFFQDIAVNRSRRSIKALLSLKAEYANLKVGDKIVRVKPEELKVGDIIIVKPGERVPVDGVVIGGSSSVDTSALTGESVPRTIKEGDEILSGMVNLSGLLTVKVTKELRESTISRILELVENASARKAKTEKFITKFAHYYTPAVVGLAALVALIPPLAFGEPFSKWLYRALVLLVISCPCALVLSIPLGYFGGIGRAAREGILVKGSNFLDALSKATIVAFDKTGTLTKGVFKVTRIETRNGFSEEEIVKFAALAEAHSNHPIAKAIKEAYGKEINEAQIKEHEEIAGHGVRAKIDGVEVMVGNDRLLHRFDVEHDTCHVKGTVAHVVVNGKYAGYLVISDEIKEDAPKAIRELKRLGVRKVIMVTGDNRDVAEEIARQIGVDEFYAELLPEDKVKVIEELEKKKAPNEKIVFVGDGINDAPVLARADVGVAMGALGSDAAIETADVVIMDDKPSKLPNGVRIARKTQRIVWENIIFALGVKLAFISLGILGEATMWEAVFADVGVALIAVFNAMRILR; translated from the coding sequence ATGCCAAAGAAGCTCAAATTAGAAGGCCTTGACTGTGCCAGCTGTGCCTATGAAATTGAGGAAGCGCTGAAAAAGGAAGGCTTTGAGTTCGCCTTAGTCAACTTCACGACGAGCGAGCTGGTTATTGAAGGGGACGTGGAGAGGGCCAAAGAGATAGTGAAAAAGGTCGAGCCGGGTGTTAAGATAATTGAGGAAGAGGAACATCACCACGACAATGACCATGGACACCACCACGATCACGACGAAGACCCACGGAAGACGCTCTACTTCATCATACCTTCGCTCGTGCTCTTCACGGTGGGAATTATCCTGAGGTACTACTACAACTACGACAATGCCTTCGTGTTTGGAATATTCGTTGCAAGCTATCTCTTAGTGGGCTGGAAGGTGCTGAGGAACGCTTTCATCAACTCGGTGCATGGAAACGTCTTTGATGAGAACTCCCTCATAGCTATAGCCACATTAGGGGCATTTGCAATTCGGGAATATCCAGAAGCTGTGGGGGTTATGCTGTTCTACATCGTTGGCGAGTTCTTCCAAGACATAGCTGTCAACAGGTCGAGGCGCTCAATTAAAGCATTGCTATCATTAAAAGCCGAATATGCAAACCTGAAAGTCGGTGATAAGATAGTTAGAGTCAAACCGGAGGAGCTCAAGGTAGGGGACATTATAATTGTCAAGCCCGGTGAGAGGGTTCCAGTTGATGGTGTTGTTATTGGGGGAAGCTCGAGCGTCGATACTTCAGCTTTGACCGGTGAAAGCGTGCCAAGGACCATTAAGGAAGGAGATGAGATTCTCTCTGGAATGGTGAACTTAAGCGGTCTTTTGACGGTCAAAGTTACGAAAGAGCTTAGAGAATCAACTATTTCGAGGATTCTGGAGCTTGTGGAAAATGCAAGTGCAAGGAAGGCCAAAACGGAGAAGTTCATCACAAAGTTTGCTCACTACTACACCCCAGCAGTTGTGGGATTAGCTGCACTCGTTGCTTTAATTCCTCCATTAGCTTTTGGAGAGCCCTTCTCCAAGTGGCTCTACAGGGCTTTGGTGCTCTTGGTAATCTCATGCCCTTGCGCTTTAGTGCTTTCAATACCGCTCGGCTACTTCGGAGGGATTGGAAGAGCAGCGAGGGAGGGCATACTCGTCAAGGGCTCGAACTTCCTCGATGCCCTCAGCAAAGCCACAATCGTAGCTTTTGACAAGACGGGTACACTGACGAAAGGCGTTTTTAAGGTCACGAGGATAGAGACGAGAAACGGCTTCAGCGAGGAAGAAATCGTTAAGTTCGCCGCTTTGGCAGAGGCACACTCAAACCACCCGATTGCAAAGGCGATAAAAGAGGCTTATGGAAAAGAAATCAACGAAGCGCAAATAAAAGAACACGAGGAAATAGCGGGACACGGTGTTAGGGCAAAAATAGACGGCGTTGAGGTGATGGTGGGCAACGACAGGTTGCTGCACCGCTTTGATGTTGAGCACGATACATGCCACGTAAAAGGGACCGTCGCTCATGTGGTCGTTAACGGAAAGTACGCAGGATACCTGGTTATATCTGACGAGATAAAGGAAGATGCTCCGAAGGCTATTAGAGAATTAAAGCGCCTGGGCGTTAGGAAAGTTATAATGGTGACGGGAGATAACAGAGACGTTGCAGAGGAAATAGCAAGGCAGATCGGCGTGGATGAGTTCTATGCTGAACTTCTGCCCGAGGACAAGGTTAAGGTCATTGAGGAGCTTGAGAAAAAGAAAGCTCCGAATGAGAAGATAGTCTTCGTTGGAGACGGCATAAACGACGCTCCAGTGCTGGCGAGAGCTGATGTAGGAGTTGCAATGGGGGCTCTGGGAAGCGATGCGGCAATAGAGACGGCAGACGTCGTTATAATGGACGACAAGCCATCAAAGCTGCCGAATGGCGTCAGGATAGCAAGGAAGACCCAGAGGATAGTTTGGGAGAACATAATCTTCGCCCTTGGGGTTAAGCTGGCCTTCATAAGCCTCGGAATCCTTGGAGAGGCTACAATGTGGGAGGCTGTCTTTGCGGATGTTGGCGTTGCCCTGATAGCGGTCTTCAACGCGATGAGGATTTTGAGGTGA
- a CDS encoding YHS domain-containing protein, translating into MPIDPVCGMEVSEETEFKVEYGGKTYYFCSPHCKAQFEANPEKYVKEEGMKHEHGMHSHGHKHGRGHGCCCH; encoded by the coding sequence ATGCCCATAGACCCAGTCTGTGGAATGGAAGTTAGTGAAGAAACCGAGTTCAAAGTGGAGTACGGTGGAAAGACTTACTACTTCTGCTCTCCACACTGCAAAGCTCAATTTGAAGCAAATCCCGAAAAATACGTCAAGGAAGAGGGAATGAAGCACGAGCACGGCATGCATTCTCATGGTCATAAACATGGCAGAGGACACGGCTGTTGCTGCCATTGA
- a CDS encoding CoA-binding protein codes for MDARNFKRIALVGASPNPVKYGNIILRDLTRKGFEILPVNPNYDEIEGLKCYRSVRELPKDVDVIVFVVPPKVGIQVAKEAVEAGFKKLWFQPGAESEEIREFLESKGVEYSFHKCIMVET; via the coding sequence ATGGATGCACGGAATTTCAAAAGGATTGCTCTGGTAGGAGCGAGCCCGAATCCGGTCAAGTACGGTAATATAATTCTAAGAGATTTAACGAGGAAGGGCTTTGAGATTCTACCGGTTAACCCAAATTACGATGAGATTGAAGGGCTAAAGTGCTACAGAAGCGTTAGGGAGCTCCCGAAAGACGTGGATGTGATAGTCTTTGTTGTCCCTCCCAAGGTTGGTATCCAAGTAGCAAAGGAAGCCGTTGAAGCTGGCTTCAAAAAGCTGTGGTTCCAGCCAGGTGCTGAAAGCGAAGAGATTAGGGAATTTTTGGAGAGTAAAGGTGTTGAGTACAGCTTCCACAAGTGCATAATGGTGGAGACGTAG
- a CDS encoding FTR1 family protein: MNAGAFLITFREALEAAIIVAIIVAYLRRTNRTEQIKNVWIGVGLSLLASILFGAAILGLYGGLEEKELFEGLASYLAVIVITSMIYWMATKGKNIRAEIESRISNTIGPLALIGFTFIVVFREGLETVLFLTPFATQDFGGTLLGLIAGLIGALVLAYLIYGLGMRINLRTFFYYSSILLVFVAAGLAGYGTHELIEWAEEEGMDLGFIGETAYDLGIPSESLWHHKGAVGSVLAVLFGYSVTMEWGRIIVQFGYLILALYLVLRVYGREPALSPKENKLKSTV; the protein is encoded by the coding sequence ATGAACGCTGGCGCTTTCCTCATAACCTTCAGAGAGGCCCTTGAGGCCGCTATAATAGTCGCAATAATAGTTGCCTATTTAAGGAGAACCAACCGGACTGAACAGATAAAAAACGTCTGGATCGGCGTGGGACTTTCCCTGCTGGCCAGTATTCTCTTCGGAGCCGCGATACTGGGGCTCTATGGGGGCCTAGAAGAGAAGGAGCTCTTTGAGGGCCTGGCTTCCTACCTGGCTGTGATAGTCATCACGAGCATGATATACTGGATGGCTACCAAAGGTAAAAACATCAGGGCGGAGATAGAGAGCAGGATCAGCAACACAATAGGTCCCCTTGCATTAATCGGCTTTACGTTCATAGTTGTCTTCAGGGAGGGACTTGAGACTGTCCTGTTCCTCACGCCCTTCGCGACTCAGGACTTCGGCGGAACGCTCCTCGGGTTGATAGCTGGCTTAATCGGTGCTTTGGTCCTGGCGTATCTCATATACGGCCTTGGAATGAGGATAAACCTGAGAACGTTTTTCTATTACAGCTCAATACTCCTCGTTTTTGTAGCGGCTGGTTTGGCTGGTTATGGAACCCACGAGCTCATAGAGTGGGCTGAGGAGGAAGGAATGGATTTGGGATTCATAGGTGAAACCGCCTACGACCTCGGAATTCCGAGTGAAAGTTTGTGGCATCACAAGGGCGCGGTGGGCTCTGTACTCGCCGTACTTTTCGGATATTCCGTAACTATGGAGTGGGGAAGGATAATAGTGCAGTTCGGTTACCTCATCCTCGCCCTGTACCTCGTGCTCAGGGTGTATGGGAGGGAACCGGCACTGAGCCCAAAGGAGAACAAGCTCAAAAGCACAGTTTAA
- a CDS encoding isoprenylcysteine carboxylmethyltransferase family protein, whose product MWMLYALGVIFFLLLSLYSWFGIKRAYEKGKTLPLRVSVAIWIGDTLHSILVLWASLGGLWLMPINATAALIGGSVLVAVGLVIMLLGMLEFRSFKRMSGLDSSKLITTGIYRYSRNPQYTGWFLALIGISIMGRSLLALLLTVALLMGIHLYNVKLEEPYLERIFGEEYLRYKESTPRYFGMPKRRNK is encoded by the coding sequence ATGTGGATGCTCTATGCGCTTGGCGTTATTTTCTTCCTCCTGCTGTCTCTCTACTCATGGTTTGGGATAAAGAGGGCCTATGAAAAGGGAAAAACCTTGCCTCTCCGCGTTTCGGTGGCGATATGGATAGGAGATACCCTCCACTCTATTCTGGTGCTCTGGGCCTCGTTGGGAGGGCTCTGGCTGATGCCCATTAACGCAACTGCTGCCTTAATCGGTGGCTCTGTGCTCGTTGCTGTGGGGCTTGTCATAATGCTTCTCGGCATGCTGGAGTTCCGCTCATTCAAGAGGATGTCCGGTTTGGATTCCTCAAAACTCATAACTACAGGCATATATCGCTACAGCAGGAACCCTCAGTATACAGGATGGTTCTTAGCTCTCATTGGAATATCCATTATGGGACGCTCGCTCCTCGCGCTCCTGCTTACGGTGGCACTCCTTATGGGGATTCACTTGTATAACGTTAAGCTTGAAGAACCCTACTTGGAGCGCATATTCGGCGAGGAGTACTTGAGATACAAAGAGAGCACTCCGAGGTATTTTGGAATGCCCAAAAGAAGGAATAAATGA
- a CDS encoding helix-turn-helix transcriptional regulator, whose translation MAEVCKVYEEHLDKIIEAKKKLPDDETILEVSDFFDALGNPTRLKILFALLEDELCTCDLSNITGLSVSAISHQLRILKDRKIVTYRKDGKNVFYRLDDEHIREILKVALKHMEE comes from the coding sequence ATGGCGGAAGTGTGTAAGGTGTATGAAGAGCACTTGGACAAAATCATCGAAGCCAAGAAAAAGCTGCCTGATGATGAAACAATACTTGAGGTTTCCGACTTCTTTGACGCTTTAGGCAACCCTACAAGGCTTAAGATACTTTTCGCACTGCTGGAGGATGAACTCTGCACGTGCGATTTATCGAACATTACCGGCCTGTCAGTTTCAGCTATATCCCACCAGCTCAGGATTCTGAAGGATAGAAAAATCGTCACATACAGGAAGGACGGAAAGAACGTCTTCTATCGCCTGGATGACGAGCACATAAGGGAGATTTTGAAGGTTGCGCTTAAGCACATGGAGGAGTGA
- a CDS encoding DMT family transporter: MTHHYGYVSALLAALLFGISSTLNKIALRDVHPMIVAGSIYLTAGIVLMLLRFTPLKDKILERLQFKVKTQEYFSRRDLLLLAFIVLFGSFLAPLSFMFGLDKTTAVNASLLLNTETLFTVLIALLIFKEKASRESIFGILLILIGAAVISTENFREIELSKGILGNILIILAGLSWAIDNNLSKLLSVKRDLLLVTSLKGLFGGSALLILASLIGIPPYIPLQSLPYILTVGAFSIGFSIVLFLFALREIGAMKTGAIFSTSSLIGAFFAFLVLEESFTTIKAFFGILMFFGVYLLSLE; the protein is encoded by the coding sequence ATGACTCACCATTATGGCTATGTAAGCGCTCTCCTAGCAGCACTGCTCTTTGGAATAAGCTCAACGCTGAACAAAATCGCCCTTAGAGATGTCCATCCAATGATTGTAGCAGGGAGCATTTATCTAACGGCTGGAATAGTTCTAATGCTTCTCCGCTTCACACCACTTAAGGATAAAATCCTTGAAAGACTTCAATTTAAAGTTAAAACCCAAGAATACTTCTCAAGGCGAGACCTCCTGCTATTAGCTTTTATAGTGCTCTTTGGCTCTTTTTTGGCACCGCTATCCTTTATGTTTGGGCTTGATAAAACAACAGCGGTCAATGCATCCCTTCTACTCAATACTGAAACATTGTTCACAGTTTTAATCGCTCTCTTAATCTTTAAAGAGAAAGCCTCACGAGAAAGTATTTTTGGAATCCTCTTAATCCTGATTGGAGCCGCTGTGATCTCGACGGAAAACTTTAGGGAGATAGAGCTGAGCAAAGGCATCCTTGGGAACATTTTAATAATCTTGGCAGGTCTTTCATGGGCGATAGACAATAATTTGAGCAAGTTGCTAAGCGTTAAGAGGGATCTGCTCTTGGTAACTTCACTAAAAGGACTGTTTGGAGGGAGTGCACTATTAATTTTGGCTTCTCTAATTGGAATTCCTCCCTACATTCCGCTTCAAAGCCTTCCGTACATACTAACGGTCGGTGCTTTCAGCATAGGCTTCTCCATCGTGCTGTTTCTATTTGCTCTAAGAGAAATTGGAGCCATGAAAACAGGAGCAATTTTTTCAACTTCCTCATTAATTGGCGCATTTTTTGCTTTTTTAGTCCTTGAAGAGAGCTTCACAACAATTAAAGCGTTCTTTGGCATTTTGATGTTTTTTGGAGTGTATTTGCTCTCTTTGGAGTGA
- a CDS encoding NADPH-dependent FMN reductase: protein MKVKVVLGTAREGRKSEKVARYLVKKAQEFSWDAELIDVRDYLLAYTHRWKITPEMEKYREKILEADALIIVAPEYNGSYPGELKILLDTIYDEYEALPVGICTVSSVTGGVRLLMELRTVSLNYRMLPVAQVLFYNVDDIFEGEELKDEKYEERVGRLFGTLEKYAKALKPIRDEVRENPEKRSGEL from the coding sequence ATGAAGGTTAAGGTAGTTCTCGGAACGGCAAGGGAAGGTAGGAAAAGCGAGAAAGTTGCGAGGTACCTCGTGAAGAAGGCTCAAGAATTCAGCTGGGACGCCGAGCTGATAGACGTCCGCGATTACCTCCTCGCCTACACCCACCGCTGGAAGATCACACCGGAGATGGAAAAATATCGGGAGAAGATTCTCGAAGCGGATGCGCTCATCATAGTCGCACCCGAGTACAACGGGAGCTATCCCGGAGAGCTTAAGATACTCCTGGATACGATTTACGACGAGTACGAGGCTTTACCAGTTGGAATATGTACCGTCTCAAGCGTTACCGGCGGCGTTAGGCTGCTGATGGAGCTGAGAACCGTGTCGCTTAACTACCGCATGCTCCCGGTTGCGCAGGTTCTGTTCTACAACGTGGACGACATATTCGAGGGCGAAGAGCTAAAGGACGAGAAGTATGAGGAGAGGGTTGGAAGGCTCTTCGGGACTCTCGAAAAGTACGCGAAGGCCCTGAAGCCGATAAGGGACGAAGTAAGAGAAAACCCAGAGAAAAGGAGCGGGGAACTATGA
- a CDS encoding heavy-metal-associated domain-containing protein, with translation MAKVVLKINNMSCQHCVMTIKRALEKIGAKAEVSLENKTAVVEYDESKLKIEDLISAVAKFGYEAEVA, from the coding sequence ATGGCAAAGGTTGTTTTGAAGATTAACAACATGAGCTGCCAGCACTGTGTAATGACAATTAAGAGGGCTTTGGAAAAAATTGGCGCCAAAGCAGAGGTCAGCCTCGAGAACAAGACCGCGGTCGTTGAGTACGACGAGTCAAAGCTCAAGATCGAGGACCTAATCAGCGCGGTTGCGAAGTTTGGATACGAAGCGGAGGTGGCTTGA
- a CDS encoding chromosome assembly protein translates to MKILDRFRKNPIEKLSLRELQEEEIRLRNRLERTKKEINSIEKKKKQLFQEGIGADVLKKKMLAQEIKSLDMEQKLKLRDFMTAQRQYTFVKNLIVVKKYEKELRRIGIWEKLSKVEPEQLENVLVKVSLDGKEFDEMVSSLNRVFEMEIAEFEATEDQTEKELMEAWAKVETGEADVDEVATKIASKELPKDLEEEL, encoded by the coding sequence ATGAAGATATTAGATAGGTTTAGGAAGAACCCAATCGAAAAGCTCTCCCTAAGGGAGCTTCAGGAAGAAGAAATTCGACTAAGAAACAGGTTGGAACGGACAAAGAAGGAAATAAACAGTATTGAAAAGAAAAAGAAGCAACTCTTCCAAGAAGGCATTGGAGCCGATGTGCTAAAGAAGAAGATGCTCGCACAGGAGATAAAAAGTCTTGATATGGAGCAGAAGCTTAAGCTAAGAGATTTTATGACAGCCCAGAGGCAGTACACTTTTGTCAAGAATCTAATAGTTGTCAAGAAGTACGAGAAGGAGCTCAGGAGAATCGGGATATGGGAAAAGCTCAGCAAAGTTGAGCCTGAACAGCTTGAGAATGTTCTCGTGAAGGTAAGCTTAGATGGGAAAGAGTTCGATGAAATGGTCAGCAGCTTGAACCGCGTTTTCGAAATGGAGATTGCTGAGTTTGAAGCAACGGAAGACCAGACGGAGAAGGAGCTAATGGAAGCATGGGCCAAGGTAGAAACAGGAGAAGCCGACGTAGATGAGGTAGCGACTAAAATAGCTTCAAAAGAACTTCCAAAAGACTTGGAGGAGGAGCTGTAA
- a CDS encoding cupin domain-containing protein: MPKENFFPDIITNLPKADILIDGLHAYLFQGENQQIVFMSFEKDVEIPEHSHEAQWGVVLDGEIELTIDGKTYIFKKGDTYFIPKGVKHSAKIKKGYKDITLFNQKDRYKAKETTQPRAPCGKIVKKQDAKKREFKGVSFDVLAVGEKSMITKMHYKAGDHVPFHSHPNEQSGYVVSGKIRLRFGEYDEILEAGDSYSIPAGMEHSVDALEDSIVIDFFVPPREDYL; this comes from the coding sequence ATGCCAAAAGAGAACTTCTTTCCGGATATAATTACAAATTTACCAAAAGCTGATATTCTTATCGATGGGCTGCATGCATACCTTTTTCAAGGAGAAAACCAGCAAATCGTTTTTATGAGTTTTGAAAAGGATGTGGAAATTCCTGAACATTCTCACGAAGCACAGTGGGGAGTTGTGCTAGATGGGGAAATCGAATTAACCATAGACGGCAAGACATACATTTTCAAAAAAGGCGACACATATTTTATTCCCAAAGGCGTCAAGCACAGTGCGAAGATTAAGAAAGGTTACAAGGATATAACATTGTTCAACCAAAAGGATAGATACAAGGCAAAGGAGACTACACAACCAAGGGCGCCATGTGGGAAGATAGTAAAAAAGCAGGATGCTAAAAAGAGGGAGTTTAAGGGAGTTTCGTTCGATGTGTTGGCTGTTGGTGAAAAATCGATGATTACAAAGATGCACTATAAGGCTGGCGACCACGTGCCATTTCACAGCCACCCTAATGAGCAAAGTGGATATGTTGTTTCTGGAAAGATTCGATTGAGATTTGGTGAATATGATGAAATTCTCGAAGCTGGGGACAGTTATTCAATACCTGCGGGCATGGAGCATAGCGTTGACGCACTGGAAGACTCGATAGTAATAGATTTCTTTGTCCCTCCTAGAGAGGACTATCTATGA